The genome window GTGACGTCGCTGGCCGACCAGCACGCCTTCCTCGCCCTGGAGCCGGGAACCGAGGTGCGGGTCGGTGACTGGCTGGGGTTCGGGCTCTCCCACCCGTGCACGGTCTTCGACAAGTGGCCGCTGATCCCGGTCGTCGACGGCGACGAGGTCGTCGACCTGGTCCGCACCTTCTTCTAGGCCGGCTCCTGCCGGAGAACTTGTCGACGGCCTCGCGCGCTGACGGCGCGAGGAGGACTCAAAGGAGAGGCCACTATGGACATCGTCGTGCGTGGCGCGCACGTCGTCGACGGTGACGGCGGACCGCGGCGGCGGGCCGACGTCGGGGTGCGGGACGGGCGGATCGCCGCGATCGCCGATCCCGGCGGCCTGAGCGGCGGCCGCACGATCGAGGCCGACGGGCTGGTGCTGGCGCCCGGTTTCATCGACATGCACTCCCATTCCGACCTGCAGATCCTGGCCGAGCCCGAGCACCTGGCCAAGGTCTCGCAGGGCGTGACGCTGGAGGTGCTGGGCCAGGACGGGCTTTCCTACGCCCCGGTCGACGACGACGCGCTGGCCAACCTGCGCACCCAGATCGCGGGCTGGAACGACGACCCCGCCGGGTTCGACTGGAACTGGCGCAGCGTCGCCGAATACCTCGACCGGCTCGACCATGGAATCGCGGTCAACGCGGCCTACCTCGTCCCGCAGGGCACGCTGCGGATGCTGTGCGTCGGCTACGACGACCGCCCCGCCACCGACGCCGAGATGGACCGGATGCGCGAGCTGCTGGCGCGGTCGCTGGACGAGGGCGCGTTCGGCATGTCGTCGGGGCTGACCTACACGCCCGGGATGTACGCCGACACCGCGGAGCTGGCCGCGCTGTGCGCGGTCGTCGGCGCCCGGGGCGGCTACTACAGCCCGCACCACCGCAGCTACGGCGCCGGCGCGCTGGAGGCGTACCGGGAGATGATCGAGGTCTGCCGGGGTTCGGGCTGCCCACTGCACCTGGCGCACGCGACGATGAACTTCGGCGTCAACAAGGGCCGCGCAGGCGAGTTTCTGTCCATGCTGGACGAAGCGCTCGACGACGGCTGCGACATCACCCTCGACACCTACCCCTACCTGCCCGGGTCGACGTCGCTGCACGCGCTGCTGCCGAGCTGGGCGACCGCGGGTGGCGTCGAGGCGACGCTGGAACGGTTGCGCGATCCCGCGCAGCGCGAACGCATCCGCCACGTCATGGAGGCCGAGGGTTCCGACGGCTGCCACGGGGTGCCGGTCGAGTGGGAGACCATCGAGATCAACGGTGTGCGCTTCCCCGAACGCAACGGCCACCTGGTCGGCCACTCCGTCGCCGAATCCGCCCGCGGGGCGGGGAAACCCGCCGCGGAGCTGTACTTCGACGTGCTGCTGTCCGAACAGCTCGGCAGCTCCTGCCTCATGCACGTCGGCCACGAGGAGAACGTCCAGGCGATCATGCGCCACCGCGTGCACACCGCGGGCAGCGACGGGCTGCTCGTCGGTGCCCGCCCGCACCCCCGGGCGTGGGGCACCTTCCCCCGCTACCTCGGGCACTACGTGCGCGAGCTCGGCGTCCTGACTCTGGAGGAGTGCGTCGCGCACATGACCTCGCGGCCCGCCGACCGGCTGGGGCTGACCGACCGCGGGCGCGTGCGCGAGGGTTTCGCCGCCGACCTGGTCCTGTTCGACCCCGAGGCGGTGGCCGACACCGCGACCTTCGACGAACCCCGGCAGCAGGCGGCCGGAATCCCCTACGTCGTGGTCAACGGCGTGCTGGCCGTCGACGACGGCCGCCGCACCGACGCGCTGCCCGGCCGCGCCCTGCGCAAGCCCGCCTGATCCCCCGCCTCCCTCCCCCGAGGAGTCCGTTGTGGACGCTTTCCTGAACTGGCTGCAACACGACACGGCCGGTCTGCTCACGCTGTGCGCCGTGGGCATCTTCGTCCTTCTTCTGATGATCATCCGGTTGCGCATCGAGCCGTTCATCGCGCTGATCATCACCGGCCTGCTCATCGCGCTGGCCGCCGGACTGCCCGTGGACGAGATCGTCGGGTCCGCCCAGTCCAGCAGCGACTCGTTGCTGGAAGGCGGTTTCGGCAGCATCCTCGGCCACATCACCGCCATCGTCGGCCTCGGCACCATCCTGGGCTCGCTGCTGGAGGCCTCCGGCGGCGCGCAACTGCTCACCAGGAAGCTGCTGACGGCCTTCGGGGAAAAGCGCGCCCCGCTGGCGATGGGTCTGGCGGGGCTGGTCTTCGGCATCCCGGTGTTCTTCGACATCGGCATCTTCGTGCTGGCCCCGCTGGTCTACGTCGCCGCGCGCCAGGGCGGCCGGTCGATCCTGCTGTACTGCCTGCCGCTGGTGGGCGCGCTGTCGATGACGCACGCGTTCCTGCCGCCGCACCCCGGTCCGGTTGTGGCCGCCGGGCTGCTCGGCGTGGACCTGGGCTGGCTGATCCTGATGGGCTTCGCCTGCGGCATCCCGGCGTTCGTGGTCAGCAGCCTGATCTTCCCCGCCTGGATCGGCAAGCGGATCCACCTGCCGGTTCCCGAGGAGATGCTGGCGGCGTCCGAGACCGTCGACGGTGAGGACCGCCGCGAGCCGAGCCTGGGCGTGGTCGCGTTCATCATCGGACTGCCGTTGGTGCTGATCCTCGGCGCGACCTTCGGCAGCATCACGCTGCCCGAGGGCAGCACGCTGCTCAACGTGCTCACGTTCATCGGCAACCCCACCGTCGCGCTGACCATCGCGGTGCTGTTCGCGTTCTGGCTGCTGGGCATCCGCCGGGGCATGACCGGCGCGGAGCTCTCGACGCTGACCGGGACGGCGCTCAAGCCGCTGGGCATGATCCTGCTGGTGGTCGGTGCGGGCGGCTTCTTCGGCAAGGTGCTGTCGGCGACTGGTGTCGGCGACGCGCTCGCCGGGTCGTTGCAGGCCGGCGGGCTGCCGATCCTGGTGTCGGGATACGTCATCAGCAGCGGTCTGCGCATCGCCCAGGGCTCGGCCACGGTGGCGATCGTGACCACCGGGGGCATCCTGGCGCCGCTGGTGTCCGGCGCGGGCTACTCGCAGGCGCAGCTCGCCCTGGTGGCGGTGGCCATCGCGGCGGGCTCGATCATCGCCTCGCACGTCAACGACGGCGGGTTCTGGATCATCTCGCGCTATTTCGGCATTCCGGTCAAGGAGATGCTCAAGACCTGGACGGTGCTGGAGACGCTGCTGTCGCTCACCGGCTTCGGCATGGCCGCGCTGCTCAGCGTCCTGGTGGCGTGACCGGCGATGTGCCTCGCGGCGAGTTTTGGAAACTGCGGCTTTTTGGTCTAGTCCAATCGTGGTCGAGTGGGCCACACTGATCGCCACTGCCGCACGAGCGACACCGGCGGCACGACCGACAGGGAGGAGAAGACCTTGCGCGACAAAGTGGTGCAGCGCCGCTGGTTCCTCGCCGGGCTCGGCGCCGCCGGAGCGGCGGCCGCCGCCGGACCGGCGTTGCTGTCGACGAAGGCGACGCCGCCTGCGGAGGCCGCATCGACCTCGCCGCACGCCCCGCACCCCGCTGCGCACCCGGCGATGCTGATGGCGCTCATCGGCAGCTACACGTCGTCGACGCCCGCCGGGCGCGGTCTGGACGTCGCCCACCGCGCCGACTCCGGCGCGCTGGAACCCGGCGCCACCGTGGACGGGGTCCCGGACGCCTCATGGCTGGCGTGGTCGCCGGACCACCAGTACCTCTACGTCACCAACGAGACGGCCCAGGGCACCGTGACCGCCGTCGACCTCACCTCGCACACGCCGAAGGTGATCAACAGCCAGAGCAGCGGGGGTGCCGGGCCGACGCACGTCGCCGTGCACCCCGAGGGCGACTTCCTGTTCACCGCCAACTACACCGACGGTTCGGTCGCGGTGCACCGCCGCAACCCGGACGGGAGCATCGGCGAGTCCACCGACCTGGTCAACCACGCCGGCGCGCAGCCGCACGCCCACCAGGTCGTGATCGACCCCAGCAGGCGGTGGGTCGTGGCGGTGGACCTCGGCGCGGACTCGGTCTTCGTCTACGGGTTCGACCGCTCCACCGGCAAGCTCACCCAGAACCAGCAGCTCGTGCTGCCCGCCGGAACCGGACCCCGGCACCTGGTGTTCCACCCCAGCGCGAAGCACGCCTACCTGCTGGCCGAGCTGAACTCGACGATCACCGTGCTCGCCTTCGACGTCGAGAGCGGGAAATTCACCGCCGGCCAGGTACTCAGCAGCCGGGAACCCGGTGCGGGAGGCGAGAACTTCCCTTCCGAGATCGCGATTTCCCGCGACACGAAGTTCGTCTATGCGGCCAACCGCGGTGACAACGACATCGCCACCTTCGCGGTCGAGGAGAAGGGCGCGAAGCTCTCCTTCGCCGCGACCGCGCCCACCGGCGGCGACTGGCCCCGCCACTTCTCCCTGGATCCGGAGCAGACCTCGGTCTACGTGGCCAACCAGCGCTCCGGCACGATCACCCGGCTCACCCGCGACGCCGGGACGGGACTGCTCGCCCCCGCACCGGAGGTGCTGGAGGTGCCGTCGGTCGCGGTGATCACCTTCCACGGCTGACACCCCCGGGCCGGGACGGCCCGCACCCGTCCCGGCCCCGGCTGGCCGGCCCGAAGACGTCAGCTGCGCGTTCCGCGTGTTTGACGCCGGCGACGCAAGATCCACCCGCCGAAGCCCGGCGCCGGCGGCTTGCGTTCGTCGAGGAACACGAGGTCCGGCCGGCGAGCCCGGGCCTGGACGACGATCTCCTCGGCGGTCGCGGTCAGCCACAGCAGATGGACGGCGGCCTGGGACGGATCGCCGAACGTCAGGTAGTCCCACGGCACGAGCGTGGGACTCGGCCCGGTGTCCGCGGCATCGACATCGGCGCTCTCCTCCGTGAACGCCCGAACACGGCCGACGTCCTTCCACGGCACCAGGCGCGGCGCGGTCCACCAGAGCTCCGACTCATAGACCCACACGCCCTCGCCGTCCATCGCCAGCACGCGTCGGCGCAGCGCGGCGTTGCCCGGGCGGATCCCGGCGAGCACCGCGACGGAAAAAGGCAGGCCCAACACCAACACGCCCACGAGCAGGGCCGCGAACGCCGTGGCCACACCGTCGACGGAACCGAGAAGGGCGCCGACCCACCACGGAACGGTAAGCACGACGATTCCCGACGAGACCACGCCCGCGATCAGCAGTGCACCGCTGAGCAGGCCACCGATCCGCAGCCGGGCACGGACCACGAAGGTCCCGCCACGGGCCGGACGACGCGGGTGCGGCGTCCGATTCCTGTGCTGCTCCACGGGTTCGAGCCTCCGCGCTATCGCCGGGCCCGGACCTGGTGCGGCGCGGGCGAGTCCACGAAGGCAGGCTGGCACATCCTGCGCCGGAATTCGCCGGAATGTCCCGGCTTTATTGGTCCAGACCCTTGTGGCGGCCCCCGGCCGTCCATACGATCTGCCTACATCGCGCGTTGGGCAACGCGCATTGCATCCAATGCAACGGAGTTCCGTCATGAAGGCGTGGAAACCGATCGTCATCACCGCTGCCTGCGCGATGCTCGCGGCATGCGGGCCGCCGCAGGTCGACCAGTCGGCGACGGCCGCCGACGAGCGCACCGGCACGCTGCGCGTGTGGCTGTTCGACGAGGCCGACCGCACTCCCAAGCAGGCCACCGTGGACGAGGCGGTGCGCGAGTTCGAGGCCGCGCACCAGGGTGTCGAGGTGGACGTGCAGTACATCTCGGTCGACACCCGCTCGCAGCGGTTCACCGGCGCCTTCAACGACCCCGCCAGCGCTCCCGACGTCGCCGAGTACGGCAACACCGACCTCGCCAGCTACGTCGCCGCGGGCGGCCTGGCCGACATCACCGCCGATCTGGAGAAGTGGCCGGAGGCCAAGGACCTCTCCCCCTCCGTGCTGGAGACCGCGAAGGTGGACGGCAAGGTCTACGGGGTTCCCTGGTACACCGGCATCCGCGCGCTGTACTACCGCACCGACGTCTTCGCCGAGCTCGGCCTGCAACCGCCCCGGACCACCGCCGAGCTCGTCGACACCGCGGCCCGGATCCGCGCCGCGCGCCCGGACCTCTACGGCGTCTCTGTCGGCGGCAAGTACCACTACGCGATGATGCCGTTCCTGTGGGCCGCGGGCGGTGACCTGGCGCAGCGGCAAGGCGAACGGTGGAAGTCGGTGGTGGACTCCCCCGCCTCGCAGCAGGGCATCGGCACCTACGCCTCGCTCATAAGCCCCGGCATCTGCCCGCCGGAGCAGTGCGCCGACATGACCGGCACGCAGAGCGTGCAGGCGTTCGCCTCCGGCAAGGCGGCGATGACCATCGGCGGTGACTTCAACCGCTCGGCGGTCGACGCGGGAGTGGCTGCCGGGAAGTACGCGGTGGTCCCGGTTCCCGGCCCCGCGCCCGGTTCGATCGCGCCCGCCTTCGCGGGCGGCAACATGCTCGGTGTCCTGAAGTCCTCGCAGCGCGCCACGCTCGCCCGCGAGTTCGTGCAGTTGCTGGCGGGCAAGCAGTACCAGCGCAAGATGTACGACGCGATGGGCAACCTGCCGACGTTCACCGACGTGCAGCGGGAACTCGCCGCGGGCGATCCCGTCGTCAAGCCGTTCGTCGACACGTTGCAGGCGGGAACCCGCTTCGTGCCGGACTCCCCGGCGTGGGCCGAGATCGACGCCCAGGGCCTGCTGCCGACGATGGTGCAGCAGATCGTCACCGGCACCGGCGTGGCCCAGGCGACCGGCGCGACGGCCGAGAAGATGAACGCCGTCTTCGAAGGCCGCTGAATGGGCGCGCTGCTCTACCTCGCCCCCGCCGCCGTCGTCCTCGTGGCGATGATGGCCTACCCGCTGTACCAGCTCGTGCAGATCTCCCTGTACGACTACGGGCAGGCGCAGGCCAGCGGCGGGGCTCCGCTGGAGTTCCTCGGTCTGGGCAACTACGCCGAGTTGCTCGGCGACGGCCGGTTCTGGACGATCCTGGCGCAGACGTGCGTGTTCGCCGCCGTCTGCGTGGCCGGCAGCCTCGCGGTCGGCATCGCGCTCGCGGTGCTGGCGACGAGAATTCGCGCGTTGCCCCGGCTGCTGCTGTTCCTGGCCGCGCTCGGCGCGTGGGCGACTCCGGCGGTGGCCGGGTCGACGGTGTGGCTGTTCCTGTTCGACCAGGACTTCGGTCTGGTCAACGAAGTTCTGGTCGGGCTCGGGTTCGGCGGCGCCGAGGGCATGTCGTGGACCTACGACCGCTATCTGGCCTTCGGGCTGGTGGCCGCGGAGGTCGTCTGGTGCTCGTTCCCGTTCGTGATGGTGACGACCTACGCGGGCATCAAGGCGATCCCGGCCGACGTGGTCGAGGCGGCGGCGCTGGACGGAGCTTCGACATGGCGCACGGCGCGCAGCGTGCTGCTGCCGATGCTGCGCCCGCTGCTGGTCATCGCCACGATCCAGTCGATCATCTGGGACTTCAAGATCTTCACCCAGATCTACGTGATGACCAACGGCGGCGGCGTCGCCGGCGGCAACCTGGTGCTCAACGTCTACGCCTACCAGGAGGCGTTCGCCGGTTCCAACTACGGTCTCGGTTCGGCCATCGGCGTGGTCATGACCGTGCTCCTGCTGCTGATCACCCTCGCCTACCTGCGGGCGCAGCGGGGCAACGAGGAGTTCGCATGAGCATCCCCCTGCGCGTCCGGCGCCCGGGTCGCCTGCTGGCCGAGATCTGCGCCGTCGCGGTCGCCGCCGTCGTGGCTTTCCCGCTGTACTGGATGGTGCTCTCGGCGTTCAAGCCCGAGGGCGAGATCCAGTCCACCGACCCCAGGCCGTGGACGATGACGCCGACGCTGGAGAACTTCCGGCGCGTGTTCACCCTCGACGGCCTCGGTGGCTACTTCCTCAACAGCGTCATCGTGGCGGGCGTGGTCGTGCTGGTGTCGATGGTGCTGTCGTTCCTGGCGGCGGTCGCGCTGACTCGCTTCCGCTTCCGGGGACGCACGGTTCTGCTGGTGATGCTGCTGATCGCCCAGATGGTGCCCGTGGAAGCGCTGACGATCCCGCTGTTCTTCCTGATGCGCCAGGTCGGCACGGTCGCACCGGCGTTCGGCCTCAACCACCTCGGCTCGCTGGTGCTGGTGCACCTGGCGTTCAGCCTGCCGCTGGCGATCTGGATGCTGCGCGGGTTCGTCGCGGGCGTCCCGGTGGAGTTGGAGGAGGCCGCCACGCTCGACGGCGCCGGGCGCGCCCGCTTCGTCTGGCAGGTGCTCTTCCCGCTGGTCGCACCGGGCCTGGTCGCCGCGAGCGTGCTGTCGTTCATCCATGCCTGGAACGACTTCCTGTTCGCCAAGACCTTCATCATCTCGGCGACGGAGAACCAGACGCTGCCGGTGGCGATCCTGGTGTTCTTCACCCCGGAGGGCAACGACTGGGGCGCGATCATGGCCGGGTCGACGCTCATGACGATCCCGGTGCTGGTCTTCTTCGTCATCGTGCAGCGCAGACTCGTCTCTGGCCTGGCCGGGGCGGTGAAGGGGTGAGCATGACGCCGTTGGACGCACTGATTCCCCGGCCGCTGCGGGTAGAACCCACGCACGGCTCGTTCACCGTCGACCGGACCACCACGGTCGGCGGCGAACCGGGCGCGGCGACCTGGTTCCGCCGCCATGTCGGCGCGGCAACCGGATTGCCCTTCGACACCGCGTCTCCGGCATCGATCCACTTCGCTGTGGCCCCGGAGACCGGGGCCGCCGGCGGCTACCGGATCGAGATCGCGCCGAGTGCCCTTTCGGTCGTCGCGAGCGACGATGCGGGCGCTTTCCACGCCGCGCAGACCCTCCGCCAACTGCTCGGGCCCGACGCGCATCGCGCGGCGCCGGTCGGCGACGGGCCGTGGGCGCTGCCGTGCGGTGTCGTCGTCGACGAACCGCGCTTCGGCTGGCGCGGCTGCCACCTCGACGTCGCACGCCACTTCATGCCCACGCGCGAGGTCATGCGCTTCGTCGAGCTGCTCGCCGCGCACAAGCTCAACGTGTTGCACCTGCACCTCACCGACGACCAGGGCTGGCGCATCGAGGTGCCGAAGTATCCGCTGCTGACCTCGGTGGGAGCGTGGCGGC of Saccharopolyspora erythraea contains these proteins:
- a CDS encoding extracellular solute-binding protein, which encodes MKAWKPIVITAACAMLAACGPPQVDQSATAADERTGTLRVWLFDEADRTPKQATVDEAVREFEAAHQGVEVDVQYISVDTRSQRFTGAFNDPASAPDVAEYGNTDLASYVAAGGLADITADLEKWPEAKDLSPSVLETAKVDGKVYGVPWYTGIRALYYRTDVFAELGLQPPRTTAELVDTAARIRAARPDLYGVSVGGKYHYAMMPFLWAAGGDLAQRQGERWKSVVDSPASQQGIGTYASLISPGICPPEQCADMTGTQSVQAFASGKAAMTIGGDFNRSAVDAGVAAGKYAVVPVPGPAPGSIAPAFAGGNMLGVLKSSQRATLAREFVQLLAGKQYQRKMYDAMGNLPTFTDVQRELAAGDPVVKPFVDTLQAGTRFVPDSPAWAEIDAQGLLPTMVQQIVTGTGVAQATGATAEKMNAVFEGR
- a CDS encoding N-acyl-D-amino-acid deacylase family protein, whose product is MDIVVRGAHVVDGDGGPRRRADVGVRDGRIAAIADPGGLSGGRTIEADGLVLAPGFIDMHSHSDLQILAEPEHLAKVSQGVTLEVLGQDGLSYAPVDDDALANLRTQIAGWNDDPAGFDWNWRSVAEYLDRLDHGIAVNAAYLVPQGTLRMLCVGYDDRPATDAEMDRMRELLARSLDEGAFGMSSGLTYTPGMYADTAELAALCAVVGARGGYYSPHHRSYGAGALEAYREMIEVCRGSGCPLHLAHATMNFGVNKGRAGEFLSMLDEALDDGCDITLDTYPYLPGSTSLHALLPSWATAGGVEATLERLRDPAQRERIRHVMEAEGSDGCHGVPVEWETIEINGVRFPERNGHLVGHSVAESARGAGKPAAELYFDVLLSEQLGSSCLMHVGHEENVQAIMRHRVHTAGSDGLLVGARPHPRAWGTFPRYLGHYVRELGVLTLEECVAHMTSRPADRLGLTDRGRVREGFAADLVLFDPEAVADTATFDEPRQQAAGIPYVVVNGVLAVDDGRRTDALPGRALRKPA
- a CDS encoding GntP family permease produces the protein MDAFLNWLQHDTAGLLTLCAVGIFVLLLMIIRLRIEPFIALIITGLLIALAAGLPVDEIVGSAQSSSDSLLEGGFGSILGHITAIVGLGTILGSLLEASGGAQLLTRKLLTAFGEKRAPLAMGLAGLVFGIPVFFDIGIFVLAPLVYVAARQGGRSILLYCLPLVGALSMTHAFLPPHPGPVVAAGLLGVDLGWLILMGFACGIPAFVVSSLIFPAWIGKRIHLPVPEEMLAASETVDGEDRREPSLGVVAFIIGLPLVLILGATFGSITLPEGSTLLNVLTFIGNPTVALTIAVLFAFWLLGIRRGMTGAELSTLTGTALKPLGMILLVVGAGGFFGKVLSATGVGDALAGSLQAGGLPILVSGYVISSGLRIAQGSATVAIVTTGGILAPLVSGAGYSQAQLALVAVAIAAGSIIASHVNDGGFWIISRYFGIPVKEMLKTWTVLETLLSLTGFGMAALLSVLVA
- a CDS encoding lactonase family protein; protein product: MRDKVVQRRWFLAGLGAAGAAAAAGPALLSTKATPPAEAASTSPHAPHPAAHPAMLMALIGSYTSSTPAGRGLDVAHRADSGALEPGATVDGVPDASWLAWSPDHQYLYVTNETAQGTVTAVDLTSHTPKVINSQSSGGAGPTHVAVHPEGDFLFTANYTDGSVAVHRRNPDGSIGESTDLVNHAGAQPHAHQVVIDPSRRWVVAVDLGADSVFVYGFDRSTGKLTQNQQLVLPAGTGPRHLVFHPSAKHAYLLAELNSTITVLAFDVESGKFTAGQVLSSREPGAGGENFPSEIAISRDTKFVYAANRGDNDIATFAVEEKGAKLSFAATAPTGGDWPRHFSLDPEQTSVYVANQRSGTITRLTRDAGTGLLAPAPEVLEVPSVAVITFHG
- a CDS encoding carbohydrate ABC transporter permease produces the protein MSIPLRVRRPGRLLAEICAVAVAAVVAFPLYWMVLSAFKPEGEIQSTDPRPWTMTPTLENFRRVFTLDGLGGYFLNSVIVAGVVVLVSMVLSFLAAVALTRFRFRGRTVLLVMLLIAQMVPVEALTIPLFFLMRQVGTVAPAFGLNHLGSLVLVHLAFSLPLAIWMLRGFVAGVPVELEEAATLDGAGRARFVWQVLFPLVAPGLVAASVLSFIHAWNDFLFAKTFIISATENQTLPVAILVFFTPEGNDWGAIMAGSTLMTIPVLVFFVIVQRRLVSGLAGAVKG
- a CDS encoding carbohydrate ABC transporter permease: MGALLYLAPAAVVLVAMMAYPLYQLVQISLYDYGQAQASGGAPLEFLGLGNYAELLGDGRFWTILAQTCVFAAVCVAGSLAVGIALAVLATRIRALPRLLLFLAALGAWATPAVAGSTVWLFLFDQDFGLVNEVLVGLGFGGAEGMSWTYDRYLAFGLVAAEVVWCSFPFVMVTTYAGIKAIPADVVEAAALDGASTWRTARSVLLPMLRPLLVIATIQSIIWDFKIFTQIYVMTNGGGVAGGNLVLNVYAYQEAFAGSNYGLGSAIGVVMTVLLLLITLAYLRAQRGNEEFA